GGCGAAGCGCGAGCATCATGGACCGCTTGTTCCGCACCCAAGAGCGCGAGGTTAGCAGCTCTCGCTTGTCATCAGAAGGTTGCGTGCCGCAACGCAGCGCTCGCCGAGGCAGAGGCCAGCGTCTCTATCCACGGGACGATGCACGTCGGCGACGCCTATCGCCACGGGTGGCAGCACAGGCGTGGCGACCGTGCGACGCCCCGAACTGTCTTTTCCCGCGTCGATGCGACGAACGGCGTCACGGAGGCTCCTTCCGAAGCCACCCACGTGTAGACGGTGTGGACGCGAAGGTCGGCGTGCTTCCGCTCAAGGAGCGGCCGCGGCCCCGAAGATCCGCGCGAGGCCCTCGATCAACTGTTCGTCCGAGTACAGCAGCGGATCACCGACGCTCTCGACGATCCCCTTCAGCGTGAGGGCGCCGATGGCCGCGATGTTGGCGAGGAAGGCCATGAGACGGGGCTCGACGTTCGCCCGGCCACGCCCGTGCTTCCAGTCTTCGGAGAGCCTCTTCGCGGCGCCGGCGTAGGTGAGGTCGTTGAGCGGGCGGAGCCGCGCGAACTGTTCGGCGCCGAGGCTCACGGAGCCCGGTCTCGCGACCTGACCGTGAAGGAACGCGAGGCGGAAGTCGTCCATGCGCGAGGCATAGATGTGCACCGTCTCGCGGACGATGGCGCGCAGGGCATCGCCGCCGCTCTTGGCCTCGAGGACCGCGTCGTGGACCGCGCGATTGGGCCTCGAGGACGCCGAAGATGATCTCGAAGAGGAGCGCGTCCTTCGACGGGTAGTAGTAGTAGAGCGCAGCCTTCGTCAGCCCGACCTCCTTGGCGACGGCGTCGAGCGTGGTGGCGGCGATGCCGTCGCGAAGGAGCACGCGCCGGGCGGCTTCGACGATCTCTTCGCGGGAGCGTTCCCTGCGCCGCTCACGCCGCGCGATGCGCGGCGGCACCTCGTCGGCATGAGCGGCCTTGCGGCGTTTCTTGGGGGGCGACTTGGTTGGCTTCTTCGGCGACGGCACGCGGCAATTCTATCCGCGTATCTACAAATTGACCATCGGTCGAATTATTGGACCATCGGTCACATTTTCGGTGCTATCGATCTTGAACGAGCCCGAGCGACATCGCTCGGCGCCCCGCCCAGAAGGAACAGAAGCCCATGAAAACGCTCACCCACGGATCGCCGACGGCATCTACCGGTTTTCCACGTGTGTCCCCGCCGCGGCGCCGGGCGGCTTCACCTTCAACCAGTTCCTCATCAAGGCCGACGAGCCGCTCCTCTTTCACACGGGGCCGCGGCGGATGTTCCCGCTCGTGTCGGAGGCCATTGCGCGCGTCGCTCCACTCTCGAGCCTCCGCTGGATCGCATTCGGTCACGTCGAGTCCGATGGTGCGGGGCGATGAATGAGCTGCTCGCGGTCGCAAGTCGCGCCGAGGTCGCGCACGGCGCTCTCGGTTTGCATGGTCTCGCTCGACGACCTCTGCGATCGGCCCCCGCGGAAGCTCGCAGACGGCGAGATCATCGATCTCGGCGGCAAGCGGGTGCGCCACATCGACACGCCTCACGTTCCGCACAACTGGGAGGCGCGGGTGCTGTTCGAGGAGACGACGAAAACGCTCTTCTGCGGCGATCTCTTCACCCACACGGGAGACGGCCCCCCGCTCACGACCGACGACATCGTCGGCCCCGCGCTCGCCGGGGAAGAGATCTTCGGCGCGACGGCCCTCTCGATCGTGACCGCGCCGACGATCCGCCGCCTGGCGACGCTCGAACCCCGGACGCTGGCGGTGATGCACGGCTCGTCCACGCAGACCCGCTGCACGGACGCGCTCTTGCGTCTCGCGGACGCCTACGAAGCGAAGCTCGGCCACGCCTGAGGGGGAGGATCCATGGACAGGCTAAGCCTACAGAACCCGCTCTTCGCCACTTACGCCGTCGCGGCGGCGATCATGGTGCTCAAAGCAGCGAGCATGTCGTGGTTGACGGTTGTTCGCATGATGCAGGCCAAGGTGGCTACCGAGCGCCCGAGGACATCAAGAAGACGCCGCTCAATCCCAACCCCGATCCGAAGCAGTTGGAGCCCAACGAGGCCGTCGAACGGACGCGCCGCATCCACCTGAACGATCTGGAGAACATTCCCTTCTTCCTCGCCGCGGGCTTCCTCTTCATCCTGACGGACCCGTCCTTGCTGCTCGCGCGCGCTCTTCTCTACGGCTACGTGGTGACGCGGCTTCTGCACTTCGCCGCCTACTTCACGGGGCAAGTCCACGACATGCGCGCCGCCCTCTGGACGCCGGGCTCGCTCATCATTTGTTCATGACCGGCCGGACGCTGCAGGTCGCGCTGGGGTTCTCCGGTCTCTACTAGCGCCGCGGTCGGTCGTGCCGGTGCTGTCACGCTTCCACGCTCCCGCGGAGGCCGATGCCGGAGGGGCTTCGCGGAGCCCTCAGGGGGCCTCATCGCGCGGTGAGTATCTGTCGTGTCGGCGCGCTCTCTCTTGCAAATCGACTCCCGGCGGCTGCCCTACGTGCCGGCTGAACGCGGTGCTGAACGTGCTCGCTGAGGCGTAACCGACCCGTTCGGCGACCTCGGCGAGCCCGAGGTCGTGGCGGCGCAAGAGATCCTTCGCGAGCGCCATGCGCCACGCGAGCAGATACTCCATCGGCGGCAGCCCCACGGTTCGCGTGAAGCGCTCAAAGAACGCCGAACGGGAGAGCGCCGCCGTCTTCGCAAGCTCGGCCATCGTCCACGGCCGCGCGACCTTGGCGTGCATCTGTCGCATCGCCGGCGCGAGTCGCGCGTCCGGCAGCCCGCGCAGCAGCCCCGGCGGCGTGTCGTCACCCGACGGCGATCGCAGCGCTTCGATGAGCAGCACCTCTACGAGACGCGTGAGCACGAGGTTGCGGCCTGATCTCCGTTCGAGCGACTCCTCACCAACGAGCCGCACGAGGAGCGAGAGCCGCGGGGCGCCGCGCACGTGCACCACCGCCGGCAGCAGCGACACCAGCAACGACGCGTCCGGCGAGTCGAAGTCGAAGTAGCCACCAAGGAGCCGGACGTCGGGGCGCCCACCGCGCGTGCCGTGGCGGACCTCACCCGCATGCTTGGCCATCATCTTCGGGTCGACGAGCTTGGGCTGCACCTGCTCGAAGCTCGACATGGTGAAGCCCGGAGTCGCTGGCAGCACTGAAGTCGCCGGCCTCGAGCGTGAGCGCCTGGTGCCCGTCGACGGCGAGGCGGCAGCTCCCTTCGAGAACGGCGCAGAAGCTCGGCTGGCCGAACTCCGAGTAGCGCACACCCCAAAGGCCCGCGCCGCTGATGCGCTTCGAGAAGACGGTGCGTGGCTGCAGCAGCGCGATGACTTCAGAGAGCGGATCGTTCATGTTTGGACGCTCGCAAAGGAAAAGTGGACTAGAAACGGTAGATAGTCCAGTGTGCGGACACTACCGTCAAGAGCATGAAAACAGCGCTCGTGACTGGTTGCTCCTCTGGGTATGGCCTCGAGACCGCCCGCCACTTCCACGCTCAGGGCTGGAACGTAATCGCCACGATGCGAACGCCCCGCGAGGGCATTCTGCCGCGGTCTGA
The sequence above is drawn from the Myxococcales bacterium genome and encodes:
- a CDS encoding helix-turn-helix transcriptional regulator; this translates as MARRERRRERSREEIVEAARRVLLRDGIAATTLDAVAKEVGLTKAALYYYYPSKDALLFEIIFGVLEAQSRGPRRGPRGQERRRCPARHRPRDGAHLCLAHGRLPPRVPSRSGRETGLREPRRRTVRAAPPAQRPHLRRRREEALRRLEARAWPGERRAPSHGLPRQHRGHRRPHAEGDRRERR